TAGACCATATGAGCAAAATACAAGGCATAGCAGCATAGGCCCCATTGATTTgtcttaatgccggtgaaactATTGTTTCCTTGAAATTGAGGTGGTGTTGGAAATGGAGTGAACATTAATTGCTGGAGACATGCTTCGTGGGTGTTTGTTTTGGTATTGGGGTGTTTGACACAAATTTGGATTTTCCTCAAAGATCTACTGTCACATTCTTTGTGATGAAAGAGCTATGGTTGCTTGGTTGATACTTTATAGGAAAGTGGAGGTAAATGAATTGAGGATTTTATTCTCTCTCTAAACTGCATTTTTTTTCCTCTCACTCTTTGATTTCCAAAAGCAGAAGGTAATCTCATCCTAGGTTATTATATTGATCAAGAGATGGTCAGCTAGATAGAGGATGATGACTGATATTTTACCACAAACTAAAAGTATCACATGTCATCACCATCTCAACTTCCCAATGGCATTCATGTGATAACCAATTTACTAGATTGCATTAAATTTCCAAGCACACAGGTTTGATTAATCCATACCAGAGCAAAAGTTTTGCACTGTACAAGGGAAAATGAGTAGTTGAAACAAACTCAAGACGAACAAACTGAAGTGAGAATAAGCAAATATATCCCTGCTATTTTTCAACTTGCTAGAAGGAAGGTAACATTACCTGTTGGCTGCCCTTTACAATTCCCTGCATGGACTCGAGTAATTTCATGCGACCAGTAGTGCTAGCAATGGCCTCCTGAAACTGTATGAAAGGAAATATAAAACATGTCAGCAAAGGTTAGAAACTATACAGTGCCAAATGTCGGAGGATGACATAGAACTAATCAGAGTGAACATGGATATACCGCAAATAATGCTTGATTAAGGTTTTCCTTCATCATTAGGAAACAGAAATAAGGGTTAAACCTTTGCAgtattggaatttttaaaaaggtATAACTTATGATGGTATTGGAATTCGAAGCAAAGCAAGTTCATCTCAGAGTCATGAGAATTTGATTGTGCAAATCACCATTATAACTGAGGGCCTAACACGTGGAAGACTTTGATTGATCACTTTGACAATGTTACTTGATGATCAATCTTTTGAACTTACTTTTAGAATCCACTAGTGTTTACAATATCTGAATTAGGTATGGGGTTTACAATATCTAAATTTGATTGGTATAAACTTTGACAATTTTACTTATGATAGTACAAGAATCCACTGGAGTTACAATATCTGAATTAGGTTTAGAGTTTACAAATAATCCGGATGTCATTATATCATTTGAACTAAGTTATTGTAACCATCAATTTGGTTAGTAAAACTAAACTTGTAGATGTTTTCTCTTTTTGGAAAAGAGTCACCATTTTATGTAACAGCGAAAGATGCTATTTCCATTTGGtaattcttatattaattttcttttatgtcatttaatattgttttttatatcTTTACAAGGTGTGCCGTTATACTGttgttaacatttaaaaattgcTTCCTGTTTCACGGTTAAGAAATGAAAGCATCTAGATACTGAACCACAGAAAAAGATAGGTGAAgctaataaatatattaaccATGTTAGCAGGCAGCAGAAAAGTATCAAAGAAAACTGCATTCAACAAAATACCAGACTCTTTATCTAATTACAAAATGGCTAGAGCATAAATCAGTCAAAACATTAACCTATATTTATTTGCTGGCAAAGTAGTGTGAAGGATCTAAAAGCAACTTATATTAACTAGGAAGAAACAAGTTGAAACTTCAATGTTTTAAAGTTCAGAGACAGAAGCATAACAGACCATAAAcaaatgatagaaatatcactCATTTGAGTTGTACCTGTGAATTTATGGAATTCAACAAGGAAGTTTCCTTTAGCATCAACTCTTTAATCTCCAAGAGAGCATTATAGGTTGCATAGAATTTCCGAGTTTGTTGAAGTTTTTCCTTTACAAGACAAATGTTGAATATTAGCACTAATAGAGCTATAAGAACttaacataaaatgaaaaaaaaaaaaaaggtgaagcAAAGGGTTAAAAAGAAGCTAGGTCAAAATCACACCTGAATATGAGCGTTCAGCTCTGACAACCGGCACTCGTACCTGCAAGTGATGGCTAAATCAACAATGGTATTACACTTTACctagaagaaagaaaattaaattctaaaattaattgCTCTCTTATTCTTTTCTGTCTATTTTTCCCAGAGGAAGCAGACATTGCTAAGGGATAACCTACATTCTCCAGAACTAAACTCTTGATTTATCATATGGATAATAACAGGCAGTGCCAAGTTGTACGTAcaaacatatttgaaatgaaatgaaaagctTCATACTGCTATTTGGTTGAAATTGTTTCTAAAAGTTTCATATAGCAATGCTCTTTACAGTTACAAGTATAAAACCTCACTTTACAGTTACAAGTATAAAACCTCAGATTACATAGAATTGAGTACAACTCATGAATGATCACCAAACTAGTCATATACAGACAACCTATGTAATATCAAGATTTCAAGGCCTAAAACTTTACAGCAATGGAAAAGGAAGGTGAACATACTGGATGAGTTCTGACTGGGAGGGTGCATCATCCAGCTGACGCTTTATTGATACTATTGCCCTCAGTTTAGCTGCAAGTTCCTATGACCCAAATATACCATAATTGTTAGTCActatttatatacttaaaagCGATTAAGTCCATGAAAAGTTAAGTTACTTTACCCTCTTTGCTGAATTAAGCTTCTGCAATGATTCATTTAAAGAACCATCTAAACCACGAGAAAGCATCTTGCTGTCAGATCCAGCTGCTATTTTTTCCTCCAAATCACTAACCTCAGCTTCCAGTGAAGAACgtttttcatcaaaatcacaCCGAATTTCAGATTCTTGTCTTTCTAGTAACTGGAAAAACGTTTGAGAAATAATAACTACAATTTGCATCCAAGATTCTagaatttattagaaaaaaaatgctttttttttttcaaatggcgcaataataattaaaacatatcaataagTGGAAAAAGAAGTTCAAACCTTTAAATTCTCCAAAAGGGAAACGAATTTCTTCACTTTGGATTCAGCACCTTCCTTTCGAATTTTCTcttgtaaattttgtaattcATTGAGAACGCTAATCTTCCTTTGATTCTGTATCATCAAATAGGTCATTAGAAATGTGGAAATTtacctaataataataataacaaaaaataaataactttcgATAAAAGATTAACCTGTTGatctaaatttgaattcaacATCGCAATTGAAGCTCTTATACTGTTAAATTCCTGCTCGCTGCTGCCCTCTTGCATTGTTCAGGATCAGATTCAGCTAAGGATGAGGAATCGTTGACTCGGGCACTGAGTCGGACGTAGCTTGACGCGGTACTCAAAGCGAGCTCTTTAATTTTAACGATCTGTTAAACCGTTTCTAGACGCTAGAGAAGAAGATGGTGTTAGTGGGCTTATGGTTTGAGGGTTTTGAGCATTAAATGGGCCCATT
The nucleotide sequence above comes from Gossypium raimondii isolate GPD5lz chromosome 13, ASM2569854v1, whole genome shotgun sequence. Encoded proteins:
- the LOC105783328 gene encoding uncharacterized protein LOC105783328 codes for the protein MQEGSSEQEFNSIRASIAMLNSNLDQQNQRKISVLNELQNLQEKIRKEGAESKVKKFVSLLENLKLLERQESEIRCDFDEKRSSLEAEVSDLEEKIAAGSDSKMLSRGLDGSLNESLQKLNSAKRELAAKLRAIVSIKRQLDDAPSQSELIQYECRLSELNAHIQEKLQQTRKFYATYNALLEIKELMLKETSLLNSINSQFQEAIASTTGRMKLLESMQGIVKGSQQKLGKVQLGLQEEQKVCDALKERYTAAMAEQRRCYSLLKAFQEECARNEKLQSQTSA